From a single Armatimonadota bacterium genomic region:
- a CDS encoding ribonuclease H-like domain-containing protein: MELCFDLEGISTLITFNGDRFDIPFLLAIPEVRAVFPRYSLDLYRLAAEVDLKRSQASMEALLGIRREAAAEAVSGKDAPGLFEAWMELEGRGYDPGAQVFGCSGVQVFGGSGDQDRLTSAHHPFTPSSLHSASPHPGQTLLDYHKADMLSMPAIHGFLLGEVGRRLRKVVLGV; the protein is encoded by the coding sequence ATGGAGCTCTGCTTCGACCTGGAGGGCATCTCCACGCTGATCACCTTCAACGGCGACCGCTTCGATATCCCGTTCCTGCTGGCGATCCCCGAGGTCCGGGCGGTGTTCCCGCGCTATTCGCTGGACCTTTATCGCCTGGCGGCCGAGGTGGACCTAAAGCGCAGCCAGGCCTCGATGGAGGCGCTGCTGGGCATCCGGCGGGAGGCGGCAGCCGAGGCGGTCTCGGGCAAAGACGCCCCAGGGCTCTTCGAGGCTTGGATGGAGTTGGAGGGGAGAGGATATGACCCGGGTGCTCAGGTATTCGGGTGCTCAGGTGTTCAGGTCTTCGGGGGTTCAGGTGATCAAGACCGGCTTACCTCCGCCCATCATCCCTTCACCCCATCATCTCTTCACTCCGCGTCGCCCCACCCCGGCCAAACGCTGCTGGACTACCACAAAGCCGACATGCTCTCCATGCCCGCGATCCACGGGTTCCTGTTGGGAGAGGTTGGGAGGAGGTTGAGGAAGGTGGTGTTGGGAGTATGA
- a CDS encoding SIR2 family protein, with the protein MKLVLLFGAGASHDCADDRMADVKEAFRPPLVGGLFGNTPEFGGLLAKYPGAEALAPDIRAALSDTIGIEALFAKYATHQNEIIRRLFIEVPFYLSDLLLEVSNSFVAHGATRYDQLLVQIEEANISDALLLTVNYDELIERAYRRLYRTDFPTVDSCLTANRNKPLIKLHGSVSWARMLAHQVGGGSIMEAIEKVEVPLAFDQSFLRIAPSDRKYWRQGSRFCYPAIAPPVQGKTDFRCPDTHLTLARRQLKEATHLIVVGFSGLDPHVVGLFSECEQLERAFFISLNSAEAQKTIDRFSQYCPDTFGKSSPVKLEAFDTTFARALRSRELSNFLGPS; encoded by the coding sequence ATGAAACTCGTTTTGTTGTTTGGAGCTGGAGCCTCTCACGACTGCGCAGACGATAGAATGGCCGACGTCAAGGAGGCCTTCCGACCTCCCTTAGTTGGAGGCCTCTTCGGCAATACACCGGAATTCGGAGGCCTCTTGGCGAAGTACCCCGGCGCTGAGGCGCTCGCCCCTGACATTCGGGCCGCTCTGTCAGATACGATCGGCATTGAGGCGCTCTTCGCGAAGTACGCGACTCATCAGAACGAGATCATTAGGCGACTCTTTATTGAGGTCCCTTTCTATCTCTCCGACCTTCTCTTGGAGGTCAGTAATAGCTTCGTCGCTCACGGGGCGACCCGTTACGACCAACTCTTGGTGCAGATAGAAGAAGCTAACATATCTGATGCGCTATTGCTTACCGTGAATTACGACGAGCTCATAGAGCGCGCATATCGTCGACTGTACCGCACTGACTTTCCCACTGTTGACAGTTGCCTAACCGCGAACCGCAACAAGCCATTGATAAAGCTCCATGGCTCGGTTTCCTGGGCCCGAATGCTCGCACACCAAGTAGGGGGCGGAAGCATTATGGAGGCCATTGAGAAGGTTGAGGTCCCCCTTGCGTTTGACCAAAGTTTCTTGCGTATTGCGCCCAGCGACAGGAAGTACTGGAGACAGGGTTCTCGCTTCTGCTACCCGGCAATCGCTCCGCCCGTACAAGGGAAGACTGATTTTAGGTGCCCGGACACTCACCTAACACTCGCAAGGCGGCAACTCAAAGAGGCCACTCATCTGATCGTCGTTGGCTTCAGCGGGCTCGATCCCCATGTTGTGGGCTTGTTTTCTGAGTGCGAACAGCTTGAGCGGGCTTTCTTTATCAGCTTGAACTCTGCTGAGGCGCAAAAGACCATCGACCGATTCTCGCAATATTGTCCGGATACCTTCGGGAAGTCCTCCCCTGTAAAGCTGGAGGCCTTTGATACAACCTTTGCACGGGCTCTTAGGAGCCGAGAGCTCTCAAACTTCTTAGGCCCTTCTTAG